TGGTTCTGCACAAACTGCATGGAAAACACCGAGGCCACAAACAGCGCAATGGTGATACCGATCGCCCACCAGCGATTGCGCATGGCCCAAAACATCCCGTAATTGAATGCACGGCCGATGCGCCCGGGCTCGGCGTCATGGGGTTTCACCTTGGCGCTGAGAATGTGCACGCCGATCACCGGGGCAAACAACACAGCGACAATCCACGACACCAGCATCGCCACCGCGATAACGGCAAACAGGGTGAAGGTGTACTCGCCCGCCGAGCTGGCGTTGAGGCCAATCGGCACGAAACCGGCGACGGTCACCAACGTACCGGTGAGCATCGGGAACGCCGTGGAGGTGTAGGCAAACGTCGCCGCCTGCTCCTTGGTCTCGCCCATTTCCAGGCGTGTGACCATCATTTCGACCGTGATCATTGCGTCGTCCACCAGCAGGCCGAGGGCGATGATCAATGCGCCGAGGGAAATCCGCTGCATGGTGATGCCGCTGTATTCCATGAAGATGAACACCATGGCCAGCACCAGCGGGATCGAGCACGCCACCACCAGCCCGGCGCGCACACCGAGGCTGACGAAGCTGACGATCAGCACGATCACCACCGCTTCGAACAAGGCACTGGTGAAGCCGCCGACGGCTTTTTCCACCACTTCGGCCTGATCGGACACAGTGTGCACACCAACGCCCACCGGCAAGTCTGCGGTCAGGTCAGTCATGCGTTGGTGCAACGCCTTGCCGAACTCCTGGATGTTGCCGCCCTTCTTCATGGCGATGGCAAGGCCGATGGCCGGGTGGCCGTTGAAGCGGAACTCCGGGGTCGCCGGGTCAACGTAGCCACGGCTGATGTCGGCAATGTCGGCCAGGCGGTAGAAGCGGTCATTGAGCCGCAGGTTGACGTTGGCCAGGTCTTTCTCGGAAGCGAACTGCCCGGAGGTGCGCACCGAGATGCGCTCCGGGCCGGACTCGATCACACCGGCCGGGGTCACTGAGTTCTGGGTTTGCAGGCTTTGCACCACCTGGCGTTGATCGATACCCAGCGCCGCCAGTTTACGGGTGGAGAAATTCAGGTAGAGGACTTCGTCCTGCTCACCGACCATCTCGACCTTGCCCAGCCCCGGCACTTCACGAATTTCAGCGCGAACCTGTTCCACGTAATCGCGCAACTGGCGCATCGACAAGCCGTCGGCGGTAAAGGCGTAGACCGAACCGAACACATCACCGAATTCGTCGTTGAATCCCGGCCCTTGCAGGCCTTGGGGGAAGTCACCGCGAATGTCGTTGATCTTCTTGCGCACCTGGTACCAGATTTCCGGGATGTCCTTGGCACTGGTGGTGTCGCGCAGGTTGACGAACACCGTGGACTCGCCGGGCCGCGTATAGCTTTTGACGTAATCGAGGGAGTCGAGCTCTTCGAGTTTTTTCTCGATGCGATCCGTGACCTGCTTGAGGGTTTCTTCCTGGGTCGCGCCCGGCCAGCGGGTCTGGATGACCATGGTTTTGATGGTGAACGACGGGTCTTCCTCGCGCCCCAGGTTCATGTACGAGAACACGCCCATCAGCAGCGCGACGAACATCAAATACCAGACAAACGACTGATGCTTGAGGGCCCATTCGGATAAGTTGAAACTCCCTTTCATTGGGGGCTGTCCTCGTCGATTTTCACTTTCTGTCCCGGTTTCAGGCTGTTCACACCCGCGCTGACCACCCGCTCACCCGACTTCACACCGTTGGCCAGGACCATGGTCGAATCGGTGCGGCTGAGAAGGTTGACGTCCCGTGGGGCAACGGTCTGGGTCTGCGTATCGACGACCCAGATGCGCGATTGCCCACCGACCTCCTGTAGCGCACTCAAGGGCAGTTCGATGCGGGGTTTGATCGCGGAGCTGAGGGTGACGCTGATCGCTGTGCCCAGGCGAAAACCGGGCGGTGTGTCTGTCAGGGTCAGGCGGGCTCGACGGGTACGGGTCGCACTCTGGGCCTGGGGCTCGATTTCACGAACAGTGGCCGTCGTGTTGATACTCGGGTCCAGTTGCGCCGCAACTTGAAAGACGACGTCGCTCGGGAGTTGGTCGACCAGGGTGTCCGGCAGGTCGATCACCGCTTCCTTGATGTCCGGCTGCGCCAGGGTCACCACTTGCTGGCCGGCGGTGACGACTTGCCCGGCTTCGGCATTCCACGCGGTGACGATGGCTTTGTGGTCCGAGCGCAATTCGACATAGTTGAGCTGATCCTTGGCCTGATCGACCGCCGCCTTCGCTTGATCGAGAGAGGCCTGGGTGGTCTTCAGGTCGGTCTGCGCGACATCGAGTTGCGCCTGGGCGCCGACGCCGCGATCGAACAATTCCTGCTGCCGCCGGGCGCTGGCCTGGGCGTTGATGTATTGCGCCTGGACGCTGGCCAGATCGCCCTGGGCGGAACGCAGCTGATTCTGCTGATCGGTGGGGTCCAGGGTGGCGAGCAGCGCGCCCTTTTCCACTTCGGCACCGACATCGACGTTACGGCTGGCGATGCGCCCCGGCACGCGGAACCCGACATTGCTTTCATAGCGGGCCTGGATGCTGCCGGCGAAGCGGCCGAGATGTTCCTCGTCCAGCGATTCGACCTTGACCGACAGCACCGGACGTATCGGCTCCGGCGGCGGTTCCTCTTTCGAGCAAGCCGCCAGCATCATCGCCGTGCACACCAGTAACAGACGCTTCATGGCTGAGCTTCCACAGCAAGATCCTTGTAGGTGTTTTCGGCGATTTCAACTTTCACGCCGGGGTGCAGCAACTGACCGCCCGCGATGACGACTTTCTCGCCGCTCTGCAGGCCGGCGCTGATGATCACTTTGCCGGTCAGGTAACGACCGACCGTAACATTGTGCAGTTGCGCCTTGCCCTCGCCATCCACCAGCCATACCGCCGGATCGCTGAGGTTTTTGGTCAGGGCCGACCACGGCAATTCCACGGCGGACTTGCCCGGAGTCTTGGCCGTAGCGCTTACCACCGAGCCCAGTTGCATGCCCTCGGGCAGGCTGTCGAGGGTGACTTTGACTTGCACGGTGCCGGTCTGCGCGGACACCGCCGGGGTGATCTCCCGCACGGTGCCAGTGGTTTTGATCGACGGGTTGTCGAGCAGGCTGACCACGATGGTTTTATCCTCCGGCGCCTCGGCCAGCAGCGATTCGTAGACGTTGAACACCGCGTCACGCTCACCATCGCGCGCCAGGCTGAAAATCGGCACCGTCGCCTGCACCACCTGGCCGACCTCGGCCTGACGCGCCGTAATCACGCCTGGCGCCTCGGCAATCAGCGCGGTGTAGCCGAGTTGTTCGCGAGCGTTGGCAAGCTGCGCCTGAGCAGCGGTCAGCGCGCTCTGACTGCTGCGCAAGGCGGCTTGCGCGGAATCGTATTCGCTTTGGCTGGTGTAGCCCTTGGGCAGGAGTTTTTGCTGGCGGACAAACGCGGCGGCGGTCTGCTTGACCCGGGCCTGCTCGGCGGTGACTTGGGCCTGGGCCGAATTGACGCTGGTCTGCAGGTCTTTGGGATCGAGTCTGGCCAGCACTTGTTTGGCCGACACTCGGTCACCGACATCGACCATGCGCTGAATGATCTTGCCGCCCACGCGGAACGACAACTCAGTCTGGACCCGGGCCTGAACATCGCCGGTGAGCGTCACCGACGCGGCGTAATCCAAGGGTTTGACCTCCTGGACGAAGACCCGTGGACGGTCCTTCTCGACCGGTTTTTTATCGCCACACGCGGTCAGTAGTGCAAGGAGGCTCAGACCAACCGCTATTTTCAATCCGGGACCAGCCATGCAGACTCCTTTGCGTTGTACGGACGTGCCAATGGCGATACGACTGTGAGCTTAGAACAGGGTTCCATGGGTGCACCTGACGCCCTCAAATAAAGCCATCAAGTCACAAATCTTGTAGCACCTGGCGGAGTCCACTGAGAGCCAGCTTGAGGTTCGGATGACGGTCGTGTTGGCCAGCTTCACGTCGACCTTGTCGCATCACGCAAAAAACTATCCCGCGGATTTGTCGCGGCGAAAGAAGACGACTATTTTCCTTGCAGCTGTAGGAGGGATCTTTTTTTCAAAAAGCCCCTCCAAGGACGCACAGCTTTTGGCCAGACTCCCTGGCTGAACCCTCACAAGGAAGAGAAAAATGGCTGAGATGAAAGTGCCACAGCGGTTGGATCCGCAAGAAATCGTGAAGTTATTGGTGGCATTGCGCCGGGCGCTGGAGGCCAGGGTAGCCTGAATGCGCGGGCGCTTTTGTGACGAGGGAGCTTGTCGGACCGCCGCACCGTCCCGCTCGACTGCGCAGCAGTCGCAAAATCAGTCGAAACGGTGTGCCTGAAGAAGCGCATGTGCAGGATTTAGGGTCGCAACCCAGCGGGAGCAAGCGCCCTCGCCACAGGTTTCTCGCAGGCAAAAAAAACGCCGACGCTTTACCAGCCGTCGGCGTTCGAAACCTTGAAGGGGTTTACCTCGCGAATCAGAACGCCGGCAGTACCGCGCCGCTGTACTTCTTCTCGATGAATGCTTTGACTTCCGGGCTGGTCAGGGCTTTGGCCAGTTTCTGGATGGCAACGCTGTCCTTGTTGTCCGGACGAGCCACCAGGAAGTTCACGTAAGGCGAATCGGCACCTTCAATCACCAGCGCATCTTTAGCCGGGTTCAGACCTGCTTCCAGCGCGTAGTTGGTGTTGATCATGTCCAGGTCGACCTGATCCAGCACACGCGGCAGCATGGCCGATTCCAATTCCTTGAACTTGAAGTTGTGCGGGTTCTTGGCGATGTCTTTCGGCGTAGCCAGAGCGTTTTTCGGGTCTTTCAACTCGATCAGGCCAGCCTTCTGCAGCAGGATCAGGGCACGGCCGCTGTTGCTGCCTTCGTTCGGGATGGCGATGGTCGCGCCGTCTTTCAGCTCAGCCAGGGTTTTGACTTTCTTCGAGTAGCCGCCGAATGGTTCGACGTGCACGCCGATCACGGTTACCAGATTAGTGCCTTTGCCTTCGTTGAAGCTTTTCAGGTACGGCAGGGTCTGGAAGTAGTTGGCGTCCAGACGCTTCTGATCGACCTGTACGTTCGGCTGAACGTAGTCGGTGAACACTTTGATTTCCAGGTCCACGCCTTCTTTGGCGAGGGTTGGCTTGATCAGTTCCAGAATCTCGGCGTGTGGAACCGGGGTCGCCGCCACCACCAGTTTCTCGCCAGCCTGGGCCAGGCCCGCGGTCAGGGCAGCCGCCAGTGCGGTGAACAACAGAACCTTTTTCATGCAGTGTCCTTATCGAAAATCACGGTCGTCAGCGACGACGGCTAAATAGTACGTGTGCCAGTGAAGTGCTATCGCTGGCGTGAGGCGGACAATACCGGGATTTTTTATTCCCGAACAATATCTTTTATTCACTCTCATATTCCATTTTGTTCATACAGCTCTAACCCACACGGGTTAAAGCATTCGGCTAAAGCTTTCGAGCAGATCCTTTAGCGCCGAACGCTCGTCAGCCGTGCCGTTTTTGCTCACTTGCGCGATCTGCTGCTCAATCTGCACCAACGACACAGGCACTTCAGGCAAATTCAAATGCTCCGGCAAAATCTCGTCGCCGGTACTGACCAGCAGCGCAAAGTGAATGACATTCTCCAGCTCCCGGGTATTGCCCGGCCAACTGTGCCGCTCCAGCACCAACTGCGCGGCCTCACTGATCAGCGGCACCGGCAGGTCGAGGCGCTGACTGTAGATGCCGAGGAAATATTCTGACAGTGACAAAATATCCCCGACCCTGTCACGCAATGCCGGCAGTTCGAGTTGACCTTCGCTGAGGTAGTGATAAAGACGCTCATGGAATTTCCCGGCCGCCACCGCCTGGGCCAGATCGATACTGGTGGCCGCCACCAGGCGCACGTCCACCGGGCTCGGTTGCTGAGCGCCAACGCGGGTGACTTCGTGGTTTTCCAGGGCGGCGAGCAATTTGATCTGGATCGGCAGCGGCAAGTCGCCGATCTCATCCAGATAGAGCGTGCCGCCATTGGCCGAACCGAACCACCCCGCGCGGCTGCTGGCCGATCCGCTGTAACTGCCGGCGGCATAGCCGAACAGTTCGGCGTCAGCATAGGTCGGGCTGATGGCGCCGCAGTTGACCGAGACGAATAACCCGCCGCGATCACTGGCACGATGGATGTGCCGCGCAAGCAATTCCTTGCCGCTGCCGGTTTCACCACGGATCAACACCGAGATCGAGCGCGGCGCCAGTTGTTCCAGCTCCAGGCGCAACTGCCGGGAACGTGGATCGACAAACACCA
This region of Pseudomonas mandelii genomic DNA includes:
- a CDS encoding efflux RND transporter permease subunit, which translates into the protein MKGSFNLSEWALKHQSFVWYLMFVALLMGVFSYMNLGREEDPSFTIKTMVIQTRWPGATQEETLKQVTDRIEKKLEELDSLDYVKSYTRPGESTVFVNLRDTTSAKDIPEIWYQVRKKINDIRGDFPQGLQGPGFNDEFGDVFGSVYAFTADGLSMRQLRDYVEQVRAEIREVPGLGKVEMVGEQDEVLYLNFSTRKLAALGIDQRQVVQSLQTQNSVTPAGVIESGPERISVRTSGQFASEKDLANVNLRLNDRFYRLADIADISRGYVDPATPEFRFNGHPAIGLAIAMKKGGNIQEFGKALHQRMTDLTADLPVGVGVHTVSDQAEVVEKAVGGFTSALFEAVVIVLIVSFVSLGVRAGLVVACSIPLVLAMVFIFMEYSGITMQRISLGALIIALGLLVDDAMITVEMMVTRLEMGETKEQAATFAYTSTAFPMLTGTLVTVAGFVPIGLNASSAGEYTFTLFAVIAVAMLVSWIVAVLFAPVIGVHILSAKVKPHDAEPGRIGRAFNYGMFWAMRNRWWAIGITIALFVASVFSMQFVQNQFFPSSDRPEILVDLNLPQNASMAETRKAVDKLEATLKDDPDIVRWSTYIGEGAIRFYLPLDQQLQNPYYAQLVIVSKGLESRNALSQRLRERLRKDFVGIGSYVQALEMGPPVGRPIQYRVSGKDIDQVRKHAIALATELDKNSHIGEIIYDWNEPGKVLRIEIAQDKARQLGLSSEDVANLMNSIVVGSPVTQVDDDIYLINVVGRAVDAERGTPETLQNLQIVTPSGTSIPLLAFATVRYELEQPLVWRRDRKPTITIKAAVRDEIQPTDLVKQLNPAIDKFAAGLPVGYSVATGGTVEESGKAQGPIAKVVPLMLFLMATFLMIQLHSVQKLFLVASVAPLGLIGVVLALIPTGTPMGFVAILGILALIGIIIRNSVILVTQIDALEKEGVSPWDAVAQATEHRRRPILLTAAAASLGMIPIAREVFWGPMAYAMIGGIIIATLLTLLFLPALYVAWYKIREPQKEVQ
- a CDS encoding sigma 54-interacting transcriptional regulator, yielding MSFEAFGQPLLTFPDAEKSPLSIRAKALVFVDPRSRQLRLELEQLAPRSISVLIRGETGSGKELLARHIHRASDRGGLFVSVNCGAISPTYADAELFGYAAGSYSGSASSRAGWFGSANGGTLYLDEIGDLPLPIQIKLLAALENHEVTRVGAQQPSPVDVRLVAATSIDLAQAVAAGKFHERLYHYLSEGQLELPALRDRVGDILSLSEYFLGIYSQRLDLPVPLISEAAQLVLERHSWPGNTRELENVIHFALLVSTGDEILPEHLNLPEVPVSLVQIEQQIAQVSKNGTADERSALKDLLESFSRML
- a CDS encoding MetQ/NlpA family ABC transporter substrate-binding protein, yielding MKKVLLFTALAAALTAGLAQAGEKLVVAATPVPHAEILELIKPTLAKEGVDLEIKVFTDYVQPNVQVDQKRLDANYFQTLPYLKSFNEGKGTNLVTVIGVHVEPFGGYSKKVKTLAELKDGATIAIPNEGSNSGRALILLQKAGLIELKDPKNALATPKDIAKNPHNFKFKELESAMLPRVLDQVDLDMINTNYALEAGLNPAKDALVIEGADSPYVNFLVARPDNKDSVAIQKLAKALTSPEVKAFIEKKYSGAVLPAF
- a CDS encoding efflux RND transporter periplasmic adaptor subunit, which codes for MAGPGLKIAVGLSLLALLTACGDKKPVEKDRPRVFVQEVKPLDYAASVTLTGDVQARVQTELSFRVGGKIIQRMVDVGDRVSAKQVLARLDPKDLQTSVNSAQAQVTAEQARVKQTAAAFVRQQKLLPKGYTSQSEYDSAQAALRSSQSALTAAQAQLANAREQLGYTALIAEAPGVITARQAEVGQVVQATVPIFSLARDGERDAVFNVYESLLAEAPEDKTIVVSLLDNPSIKTTGTVREITPAVSAQTGTVQVKVTLDSLPEGMQLGSVVSATAKTPGKSAVELPWSALTKNLSDPAVWLVDGEGKAQLHNVTVGRYLTGKVIISAGLQSGEKVVIAGGQLLHPGVKVEIAENTYKDLAVEAQP
- a CDS encoding efflux RND transporter periplasmic adaptor subunit — encoded protein: MKRLLLVCTAMMLAACSKEEPPPEPIRPVLSVKVESLDEEHLGRFAGSIQARYESNVGFRVPGRIASRNVDVGAEVEKGALLATLDPTDQQNQLRSAQGDLASVQAQYINAQASARRQQELFDRGVGAQAQLDVAQTDLKTTQASLDQAKAAVDQAKDQLNYVELRSDHKAIVTAWNAEAGQVVTAGQQVVTLAQPDIKEAVIDLPDTLVDQLPSDVVFQVAAQLDPSINTTATVREIEPQAQSATRTRRARLTLTDTPPGFRLGTAISVTLSSAIKPRIELPLSALQEVGGQSRIWVVDTQTQTVAPRDVNLLSRTDSTMVLANGVKSGERVVSAGVNSLKPGQKVKIDEDSPQ